Proteins co-encoded in one Montipora capricornis isolate CH-2021 chromosome 12, ASM3666992v2, whole genome shotgun sequence genomic window:
- the LOC138025888 gene encoding tetratricopeptide repeat protein 28-like, with amino-acid sequence MKSVALIHIAAHGDDEFGEIALAPNPERTSLIPKEEDYMLTLSDVHAVRLQARLVVLSCCHSGQGELKSEGVVGIARAFLCAGARSVLVSLWAIDDEATFMFMKSFYEHLADRKSAGTALHHAMKSLRGTKKYSAIKYWGPFVLIGEDVTFEFGQHKCEIVIVERSRYVLHRAIANT; translated from the coding sequence atgaagtcagttgctttaatccacattgctgcacatggaGATGACgaatttggagaaattgctttggccccaaatcccgaACGCACATCCCTGATCCCCAAggaggaagattacatgttaacGTTGAGCGATGTTCATGCAGTTCGTCTtcaggcaagactggttgtgctgagttgctgtcatagtggccaGGGAGAGTTAAAATCTGAGGGTGttgtgggaatagccagggctttcctgtgtgctggtgcccggtctgttctggtgtcactctgggcaatcgacGATGAGGCAACCTTCATGTTCATGAAAAGTTTTTATgaacacttggcagatagaaaaagtgcagGAACAGCTCTTCACCATGCCATGAAATCTCTTCGGGGGACAAAGAAATATTCCGCCATAAAATACTGGGGgccatttgtgctaattggcgaAGATGTCACCTTTGAATTTGGGCAACACAAATGCGAAATTGTAATTGTCGAAAGGAGCAGGTACGTTCTTCACAGAGCAATAGCTAATACCTGA